A single genomic interval of Camelina sativa cultivar DH55 chromosome 11, Cs, whole genome shotgun sequence harbors:
- the LOC104727496 gene encoding uncharacterized protein LOC104727496 codes for MEGPPLPPTSTTDNENKTTNPPSTCHRPTGSLPQLPSSASQVSSPPQHFRNHSLNLSPHLSSSSPPPPDPIPEIETYVVQVPRDQVYWTPPPDNARIVERRRNSEPGKNNKRFCSKRCMWIFISVVVIGLIICAIAFIVGFVFKPEPPVFNVNKLEKSRHFEIMLTSKNPTSTMWVTYKGLVSLMYKNKNLGQGNFPELSLAVSGSHTVNLELEGSKNADVLPPEVVSLVLTMGLNAGFGTGLVKRDKEVAVTCYIKVKGLLDAKNVEIVSESCESEFIK; via the coding sequence ATGGAGGGGCCACCGCTACCTCCGACCTCTACCACcgacaatgaaaacaaaaccacTAATCCTCCTTCTACGTGTCATCGTCCCACCGGGAGCCTTCCCCAACTCCCTTCATCTGCCTCCCAAGTTTCTTCACCTCCACAACATTTCCGTAACCATTCTTTGAATCTTTCCCCAcacttgtcatcttcttctcctcctcctccggatCCAATCCCAGAGATCGAGACTTACGTAGTGCAGGTTCCAAGGGATCAGGTTTACTGGACCCCTCCTCCAGATAATGCAAGGATCGTCGAAAGACGCAGAAACAGCGAGCCGgggaaaaataacaaaaggtTCTGTTCTAAAAGATGCATGTGGATATTTATCTCTGTGGTCGTCATCGGACTCATCATATGCGCGATCGCATTCATCGTCGGTTTTGTATTCAAGCCGGAACCTCCTGTTTTCAACGTTAACAAACTCGAGAAATCTCGGCATTTCGAGATCATGCTGACATCCAAGAACCCAACCTCCACCATGTGGGTGACCTACAAAGGTCTCGTCTCCCTCatgtacaaaaacaagaacctCGGCCAAGGGAATTTCCCGGAGCTGTCACTAGCCGTGTCGGGTTCCCATACGGTCAACCTAGAGCTAGAAGGGTCCAAGAACGCAGATGTGCTGCCGCCTGAAGTGGTTAGTTTGGTATTGACGATGGGGCTCAATGCGGGATTCGGCACGGGCTTGGTGAAACGGGACAAGGAAGTTGCAGTGACATGTTATATTAAGGTTAAAGGATTATTAGATGCTAAGAACGTTGAGATTGTGTCGGAGAGTTGTGAGAGTGAGTtcattaaataa